The DNA segment TGGCCTGCGTGGCCACCACCGTCTTCCTGGGAGGATGGCATGGGCCGGTGTTCGGTCCCGGGCCGGTGCGCATGGCGCTGCCGCTCTTCTGGTTCGTGCTCAAAGTCTTCTTCTTCCTGTTTCTGTACATCTGGGTGCGCGGGACGCTGCCGCGCTTCCGCTATGACCAACTGATGGCCTTCGGCTGGAAGGTGCTGCTGCCACTGGCCATCGCCAACATCCTGATCACCAGCTTTGTGGTGGCGGTGGGAACGTAATGCTCCATCAGATCCTGTTCTTCTTCTTCGCGGCTGTCTGCGTGGCGGGAGCGCTGAACCTGCTGGTCCAGCGCCATCCCATCAACAGCGCGCTCTCGCTGATCGTGGTGATGGGCTCGCTGGCGGTGCTCTACCTGCTGCTGGGGGCGGAGTTCGTGGCCGCCATCCAGGTGATCGTGTACGCCGGCGCCATCATGGTGCTGTTCATCTTCGTCATCATGCTGCTCAACGCGGGGGAGGAAGAGCGCTCGGGCGGCAGCCGCGTGGCCGCCGTGCTGGGATACCCGGCGGTGGCTGTGCTGGTGGGGCTGGCGGCGTGGGCCGTGGTCCGCTCGAGCGGCTCCGCAAGCCTCAAGCTGGGAGAGTTCGTAGGCAGCACCGAAGCCATCGGCTACCTGGTCTTCCGCGGCTTCCTCTTGCCCTTTGAGGTCACCTCGGTGCTCATCCTCATTGCCATCATGGGCGCGGTAGTGCTGGCAAGGAAGGAGGACTGATGGTCCCGCTCTCCTACTATCTCGTCCTCAGCGCCATCCTGTTCGGGCTGGGCGTCACCGGCTTTTTGGTGAAGCGCAACATCATCACCCTATTCATGTCCATCGAGCTGATGCTGAACGCCGTGAACCTGTCGTTCGTGGCCTTCGCCGCGCACTGGGGCGCGCTGAGCGGCCACGTCTTTGTCTTCTTTGTGATGGTGGTGGCGGCGGCGGAGGCGGCCGTGGGACTGGCCATCATCATCGCCGTCTTCCGCACCCGGCAGACGTTGAACGTGGACCGCGTGAACCTGCTGAAACTATGACGCCGAACCTCAACTTGTGGCTGATCCCGGTGCTGCCGTTGGTCGGCGCGGCGCTGAACGGCCTCTTTGGACGCCGTTGGCCGAAGCGCGCCGTGGCGCTCGTGGGCATCGCCTTCGTCGGCGCCGCCTTCGCCTGGACGCTCTGGGTGGCATCGCAGTTTAGCCATCTCACCCAGATCCCGCACATCGAGGAGCACTCGCCCTGGATCACCGCCGGCGGCTTCGTCGCCAACTTCGGCTTCTACCTCGACCCGCTCTCGCTGGTGATGGCGCTGGTGGTCACCGGCGTCGGCTTTCTCATCCACATCTACTCCATCGGCTACATGGAGCATGAAGGCGGCTACTACCGCTTTTTCGCCTACCTGAACCTGTTCATGTTCTTCATGCTCACGCTGGTGCTGGCCGATAACTACCTGCTGATGTTCGTGGGCTGGGAAGGCGTGGGGCTGGCTTCGTACCTGCTGATCGGCTTCTGGTTCCAGAAGGACTCGGCCGCCGCCGCCGGCAAGAAGGCCTTCATCGTGAACCGCATCGGCGACTTCGGCTTCCTCGTCGCGCTCTTCCTGCTGATCCGGACCTGTGGTTCGCTGAACTTCGCGGAGGTCTTCCCGGCCGTTTCTCGCCTCGGCATCGAGAGCGCGCCAGGACTGCTGACCGCGATCGCGTTGCTGCTGATGTTGGGAGCCTGCGGCAAGTCCGCGCAGCTCCCGCTCTACGTCTGGCTGCCGGACGCAATGGAAGGCCCCACGCCGGTCTCGGCGCTCATTCACGCCGCCACCATGGTCACGGCCGGGGTGTACATGGTGGCGCGGTCGAATCCCATCTTCAGCCGCTCGCCGGAGGCGCTCACTGTGGTGGCTGTAGTCGGCTGCCTGACCGCGCTCTTCGCCGCCACCATCGGCATGGCGCAGAACGACATCAAGCGCGTCCTGGCCTATTCCACCATCTCGCAACTCGGCTACATGTTCCTGGCCTGCGGCGTGGCTGCGTATTCCGCCGCCATCTTCCACCTGATGACCCACGCCTTCTTTAAGGCGCTGCTCTTTTTGGCCGCGGGCTCGGTGATCCACGCCCTGGGGGGCGAGCAGGACATGCGCAACATGGGCGGCCTGCGCAAACACATCCCCTGGACCTTCTGGACCATGACCGCCGCCACCTTTGCCATCGCCGGCTTCCCCATGCTCTCGGGCTTTTTCAGCAAGGACGAGATCCTGTGGCGAGCATGGTCGAGCCCCTACGGGAGCTGGATCTTCTGGGCGGTGGGCGTTGGGACCGCCGGGCTGACATCCTTTTATATGTTCCGACTGTGGTTCCTGACCTTTTTCGGCGAGTCCCGCGGCCCGCACGACCGCCATCCCCACGAGAGCCCGAAGGTCATGCTGGCGCCGCTCGTGATTCTGGCGGTGCTGTCGGTGGTGGGAGGTTACGTCGGCGTTCCGCACTCGCTCGGCGGAGAAAATCACTTCGAGCGCTTCCTGGCGCCGGTGGTCGCCGCGCCTGCAGGCATGGAGCACGAAGGCGCGGCGGCAGCGGCAGAAGTAGTAACGGAACGGATGCTCACCGCGGCCTCGGTGGGCGCGGCGGCACTGGGATTTTTCTTCGCCTGGCTGCTCTACCACAAACGCCGTGACCTGCCGGAGAAGATCGCCGCGGCCTTCGGCGGGATATACACCGCGGTCGCCAACAAGTATTACGTGGACGAAGGCTGCAACGCCCTATTCGTGCAGCCGCTGGTGGAGGGCTCGAGGCGCCTGCTGTGGCGAGGCGTGGACGCAGGCCTCATTGACGGCACCGTGAACCACGCCGCCGGCGATGTCCGCAAAGTCTCCGACACACTCCGCCACATGCAGTCCGGCAGCGTTCGTTCCTATGCCGGATGGGTAGCCGCGGGAGCAGCGCTGGTGCTGGCCTATCTCGTCTGGGTGGGTGCACGATGAGCGTCGGCCTGCTGACGATGGTCGTCTTCCTGCCGCTGGCGGGCGCCCTGGCGCTCGCGCTTCTGCCGCGGCGCGACTCGCTCCTCCGCTGGTTCGCGCTCGGAGTTTCGCTCCTCACCTTTGGCGCTTCCCTGCTGCTGCCGCTCCGGTTCGAGAACCGCTCCGGCTTCCAGTTGGAGGTGGACCACGCCTGGATCGCGAGCCCCAACATCCACTTCCACCTGGGCGTGGACGGCATCTCGCTGTGGCTGGTGGTGATGACGGCGTTCCTGGTCCCGCTCAGCGTGCTCATTTCCTGGAAGTCGGTACACGAGCGGGTGAAGGAGTTCTTCATCCTGCTGCTGGTGCTGGAGACGGCCATGCTCGGCGTCTTCGTGGCCTTGGACCTCTTCCTCTTCTATTTCTTCTGGGAGGCCACGCTCGTCCCCATGGCGCTCCTGATCGGGATGTACGGCCACGAGCGGCGCGTCTATGCCGCAGTGAAGTTCTTCCTCTTTACCGTGATTGCCTCGGTGTTCATGCTGGCCGCCATCCTGTGGATCTACGCCCAGGTTGGCAGCTTCGACTTCGTTACCATCCAATCGGCCCTCGCCAGCGGCCGTCTCGCGCTCTCCTGGAACGCGGCGCGCTGGCTCTTCCTGGGATTCTTCATCGCCTTCGCCGTCAAGGTGCCGCTGTTCCCGCTGCACACCTGGCTGCCCGACGCGCACGTCGAAGCCCCCACCGCCGGCTCGGTGCTGCTGGCGGCTGTCCTGCTGAAGATGGGGACCTACGGCTTGCTGCGCTTCAACGTCACCCTCTTCCCCGAGCAGGCCCGCTACCACGCTCCCTGGATCATCGCGCTGGCCATTATCGGGATCATCTACGGCGCCCTGGTCGCCATGGTGCAACCCAATCTGAAGAAGCTGATCGCCTACTCCTCGGTCAGCCACATGGGATTCGTGGTACTGGGCATCTTCAGCTTCACCCAGATGGGCACCGACGGCGCCGTCTACCTGATGTTGAGCCACGGCGTCTCCACCGGCGCGCTGTTCATGTTGGCGGGGATGATCTACGACCGTCGCCACACCTTCGAGATCACGGACTTCGGCGGACTGGCCACGCCCATGCCGGCGTACGCCACCTTCTTCCTGCTAATCACGCTGTCGTCCATCGGGCTGCCGCTGCTCAACGGATTCGTAGGAGAGTTCCTGGTGCTCTCCGGAGCCTTCCAGGCGCGGCCGCTCTATGGCGTGCTGGCGGCGACGGGAGTCATCTGGAGCGCCTGCTACATGCTGTGGATGTGCCAGCGCGTCTTTTTCGGCGTAGTGAAGAACCCAGCCAACGCGGCTCTGGCCGACCTCGACGGGCGCGAGCGCCTGGCGTTGTGGCCGCTGGCAGGACTCGCGCTGGTGATGGGCGTCGCCTCGCCCTGGTGGATGCAGGCCATCGACCCGGCGGTACGCGCGGCGCTCCCGGTGGCACAAGCAATCTCGCAGGCGGTCCTACGATGACCCCGATTCCCAGCGAAGACTACATCCGCATCCTGCCCGAGATTGTGCTTACCGTCTTCGGC comes from the Terriglobales bacterium genome and includes:
- a CDS encoding NADH-quinone oxidoreductase subunit M — encoded protein: MSVGLLTMVVFLPLAGALALALLPRRDSLLRWFALGVSLLTFGASLLLPLRFENRSGFQLEVDHAWIASPNIHFHLGVDGISLWLVVMTAFLVPLSVLISWKSVHERVKEFFILLLVLETAMLGVFVALDLFLFYFFWEATLVPMALLIGMYGHERRVYAAVKFFLFTVIASVFMLAAILWIYAQVGSFDFVTIQSALASGRLALSWNAARWLFLGFFIAFAVKVPLFPLHTWLPDAHVEAPTAGSVLLAAVLLKMGTYGLLRFNVTLFPEQARYHAPWIIALAIIGIIYGALVAMVQPNLKKLIAYSSVSHMGFVVLGIFSFTQMGTDGAVYLMLSHGVSTGALFMLAGMIYDRRHTFEITDFGGLATPMPAYATFFLLITLSSIGLPLLNGFVGEFLVLSGAFQARPLYGVLAATGVIWSACYMLWMCQRVFFGVVKNPANAALADLDGRERLALWPLAGLALVMGVASPWWMQAIDPAVRAALPVAQAISQAVLR
- the nuoK gene encoding NADH-quinone oxidoreductase subunit NuoK, whose translation is MVPLSYYLVLSAILFGLGVTGFLVKRNIITLFMSIELMLNAVNLSFVAFAAHWGALSGHVFVFFVMVVAAAEAAVGLAIIIAVFRTRQTLNVDRVNLLKL
- the nuoL gene encoding NADH-quinone oxidoreductase subunit L, whose protein sequence is MTPNLNLWLIPVLPLVGAALNGLFGRRWPKRAVALVGIAFVGAAFAWTLWVASQFSHLTQIPHIEEHSPWITAGGFVANFGFYLDPLSLVMALVVTGVGFLIHIYSIGYMEHEGGYYRFFAYLNLFMFFMLTLVLADNYLLMFVGWEGVGLASYLLIGFWFQKDSAAAAGKKAFIVNRIGDFGFLVALFLLIRTCGSLNFAEVFPAVSRLGIESAPGLLTAIALLLMLGACGKSAQLPLYVWLPDAMEGPTPVSALIHAATMVTAGVYMVARSNPIFSRSPEALTVVAVVGCLTALFAATIGMAQNDIKRVLAYSTISQLGYMFLACGVAAYSAAIFHLMTHAFFKALLFLAAGSVIHALGGEQDMRNMGGLRKHIPWTFWTMTAATFAIAGFPMLSGFFSKDEILWRAWSSPYGSWIFWAVGVGTAGLTSFYMFRLWFLTFFGESRGPHDRHPHESPKVMLAPLVILAVLSVVGGYVGVPHSLGGENHFERFLAPVVAAPAGMEHEGAAAAAEVVTERMLTAASVGAAALGFFFAWLLYHKRRDLPEKIAAAFGGIYTAVANKYYVDEGCNALFVQPLVEGSRRLLWRGVDAGLIDGTVNHAAGDVRKVSDTLRHMQSGSVRSYAGWVAAGAALVLAYLVWVGAR
- a CDS encoding NADH-quinone oxidoreductase subunit J, with translation MLHQILFFFFAAVCVAGALNLLVQRHPINSALSLIVVMGSLAVLYLLLGAEFVAAIQVIVYAGAIMVLFIFVIMLLNAGEEERSGGSRVAAVLGYPAVAVLVGLAAWAVVRSSGSASLKLGEFVGSTEAIGYLVFRGFLLPFEVTSVLILIAIMGAVVLARKED